The proteins below are encoded in one region of Corvus hawaiiensis isolate bCorHaw1 chromosome 3, bCorHaw1.pri.cur, whole genome shotgun sequence:
- the PAPOLG gene encoding poly(A) polymerase gamma isoform X6: MSWCGSGEGWSWAPFVEGPSTSRQQSQPQGHYGLTSPISLAPPTDKDHIHTQKLIEAMKPFGVFEDQEELFHRTTVLGKLNNFVREWISELAESKNLPPSITEQVGGKIFTFGSYRLGVHTKGSDIDALCVAPSHVERSDFFQSFFEKLKNLEEVKNLRAIEDAYVPVIKFEFDGIEIDLVFAKLSLPTVSDDLDLRDDSCLKSLDIRCIRSLNGSRVTDEILRLVPNLENFRLTLRAVKLWAKRRGVYSNIMGFLGGVSWAMLVARICQLYPNALASTLVNKFFLIFSKW; the protein is encoded by the exons tacttccaggcagcagagccagcctcAAGGGCACTATGGACTTACCTCTCCAATTAGCTTGGCTCCTCCTACCGATAAAGATCACATTCATACTCAGAAGCTGATTGAAGCAATGAAGCCATTTGGGGTGTTTGAGGATCAGGAAGAACTCTTTCACAG GACAACTGTTCTTGGTAAACTTAATAACTTTGTCAGAGAATGGATTTCAGAACTTGCCGAGAGCAAG AATCTTCCCCCTTCAATAACAGAACAAGTTGGTggcaaaatatttacatttggtTCCTACAGGCTTGGAGTACACACCAAAG GTTCTGACATAGATGCCCTTTGTGTTGCTCCCAGTCATGTGGAAAGGTCGGATTTCTTTCAGTCATtctttgaaaaactgaagaatCTAGAGGAAGTAAAAAACTTAAGA gccattgaggatgcataTGTACCAGTTATCAAATTTGAGTTTGATGGCATTGAG atTGATCTCGTGTTTGCAAAGCTGTCTTTGCCAACGGTTTCTGATGATCTCGATCTCAGGGATGACTCGTGTCTCAAAAGCCTGGATATAAGATGCATACGGAGCTTAAATG GCAGCAGGGTTACAGATGAAATACTGCGTCTGGTGCCCAATCTGGAGAACTTCCGGCTCACGCTCCGTGCCGTTAAACTGTGGGCAAAAC GACGTGGTGTTTACTCCAACATCATGGGATTTCTTGGTGGAGTCTCCTGGGCAATGCTGGTAGCAAGAATATGTCAACTCTACCCGAATGCTTTGGCCTCTACTCTTGTTAACAAGTTCTTCTTGATTTTTTCAAAATGGTAA